The DNA sequence TACCCTTGCGCGGGACTCCGAGACCATCTCGCCGCACTTTGAACATTTGACGGACCTGAATATCATGGCCTTTTTTGGCACTTCAGCTTCGACATGCCTGATGTCGAACAATCTTTCCGCAGGAAGCCCCATTATCCTGCTGCAAACGCCCTCCTTACGGCGATCGAACTGGTACTTTTCGCTCTCGTCGGCCTCTCCGGACATGACCTTGCTCCTGAGCCTGCCCATTTCCGGGTCGATCTCGTCGATGCTGAACGTATCCTTCAAGGCTATCCTGACGGCCTTATCGTTCTTCCTGTCTATGAAAGTATATACGTTCTTGCCGTGATCCTTGAATATCAGGTTTCCTTTTCCGACAGTGCATCCAGTGACCACCTGGATTGCGTCAACTCCGCACGCGTCATTCTCGACGATGGCCACAAGGTCCTCATCGATATCTCGTTCCGCGGAAAGCTCTTTAATTGCGGTCTCAGCTGCCCTATAGCCTATGGTGAGGCCGGGGCAAGTGTGTCCATGGAACTCTACGACTTCATGAAAAGACTTTATTTTCGGCCCATGGTGATGATGTTCATGTTCATGTTCATGTTCATGTTCATGCTCATGGCTATGTTCATGGCTGTGATCGTGATCGTGATGATGGTGCTCGTGTTCATGTGAATGTTCTTTATGCATATTTTCACCAGCTTTTTTCATCCATTATTTATTAAATATCTATGAGGCATTATAGCCGATATTCTTTTCCCGGCTGACATCCCAGTGAAGGACGCATACAGTCCTTACCTTGCCGAGCTCATATTTTCCGTTAACCGAGCGGGAATGGATGAAGTCCCGCACTTTATTCACTTTTTCAGCGTCCATGAGTGTGAACGCACCGAAATACCTGACGAACTCCTCCGTCACTTCCTCTGCCGGGGCTCGAGAGCCCGACCTGTACCTGAATACCTTCAGCTTCGGATCCCTTCCGGAGTCGCACAGGACATTATAAGGATAAAGGATACGGAAAGCGTCGATGGTATAGCTTTTTTCCATGACCTCATTCCATAATCCGACCAGAAGCTCGAACTGAGTAAAGTCACCCGCGACATAGCAGCAACTTCTTCTTGAGAACTTTTCCATCCTGAAAAGAGAATACGTATCGTTAATACCCGGGCAAAATGCTGAAAAAACAAGATCATACTTCTTTTCCAGATCAAAAGTTTCCCATCTTGACTGGACCGGGCTAATATTCGTGAGACCGTTAACGTAAGCGGCCGATAACAGCTTTGAGATCATCATGCCGGACGGATCGAGTCCCGTAACATGGCTCGCATCCCGCGCAAAAGGAATTGCGTAAGTCCCGGTGCCGCATCCAATGTCCAGGACGGTATCACGAGGCTTGAACATCCCTTCTTCGTAAAGATAACGAATGACATCGTCGTTCATCGGGTCGCCGCACATGACCGGCTCGCAACACATTTCTGCGATATAGTCCCAGTATGCGTTCCATCCTGCTCCGATATCCCTATAATGTACGGCCGGAGATATCGTTAATGCGTTATCCCAGGCTTTTTTCCAGTCGGTCAGTTCAAGCATGCAGCTCATCCTGAATTTTTAAATTGAAGTAAAATTGAATATGTCGTGTTACTATTTAAAATTTGTTTAACACTTATTATTCAAAATAATTTTAAATATTATATAATATTAAATGCCGGGCATAATAATATACAAGAGGTGAACACTGATATTGATGATAATGCCCGGCTTTTAAAGGCGGTTACTTTACCACGTTTTTAGTGCATGCGTTTTGATAGGAGGGTTAAATTTGTCTTTTACGCATGTTTTTTACGTTTTAGTGGTTTGCTTTGTACTATTGGATCTCTCTGAGGATTCTTATGCATCATATTCTGATGCAATACAATAATTATCATATATAGTATTAATATTTTTCTTAAATGTAACACTAAATTTTAAAAATTTAATTATTCGTATAAAATTTGTTATGTACAATACAACAAGTATACTTTTAATGATAAAAATTTGTGATCAGAATAAATAAAAAAAGAATGGCCGGGGCTTATATCTGCCCCTGTACCTTCACTATCCTGGCGATGTCCGATCCGACATCGGAAGTTCCCGCTGTGCCGCCCAGGTCGTATGTCCTGACCTTTCCTTGCTTCAGGTTGGCCTCTATCGCCTTGACAATGGCATCAGCTGCCTGCTTCTCGCCGAGATGGTCGAGCAATAACGCGCCTGCCCATATCGTAGCTATCGGGTTGACCTTGTTCAGGCCCTTATACTTCGGCGCCGAGCCTCCCATGGGCTCGAACATGCTCGTGCCTTTCGGGTTGACGTTGCCGCCCGGGGCAAGTCCCAGGCCGCCCTGTATCATGGCGCCAAGGTCTGTGATTATATCGCCGAACATGTTGGGCGTGACCACTACGTCGAAGAACTCCGGGTTCTTGACGAACCACATGGTGACCGCGTCCACGAAATTAAAGTCGGTCTGCACGTCCGGGTAATTCTTCGCGGTCTCGGTGAACACGTCCCTCCAGAGGCCATAGCATTCCGTCATTACATTCGCCTTGTCCACGCTTGAAAGATGCTTGCGCCTCTGCCTGGCCAGGTCGAACGAGTATTCCATGATGCGCTTGGCGCCTTCCCTGCTAACAACGCCTATCTGGTAACCTATCTCGTCGCTGTCCGTCTCGATGTCGAGATTGAACTTTACGGCATAGATATCTCTCTTCAGCTCAAGCTCCTGCTTCTCCGCTCCCTTCTTCACGCGGCCGCCAAGGCCGACATAGAAGTCCTCGGTGTTCTCCCTGACCACCATGAAGTCTATGTCCTTTGAGGTCTTGTTCTTCAGCGGCGTCTCGACGCCATCGAGAAGCTTCACCGGCCTGAGATTGATGTACTGGTCATAGTAGAACCTCATCTTCAGCAGGACGCCTTTCTCAAGTATGCCTGCCTTGACCTTTCTCTCGTCGCCGAGCGAGCCGAGATATATTGCCCTGTATCTTCCAAGCTCTTTCAGCGACTCCTCGGAGATCGTCTCCCCTGTCGCGACATAGTGGTCTGCGCCGAAAGGCATGTGTATCCAGTCTACGTTAAAGCCGTATACTTCCCCGGCCGCCTCTATTACCTTTTTACCCTCGGCTATGACTTCCGGTCCTATGCCGTCGCCCGATATCACCGGTACTTTGTAAGTTGCCATTAATGATCCTCCCTTTAACCCCTGTTTTTCCTCTCCACAATCTTCCTGGTAAACTCTATGAGCCCGCCGCTCCTGACTATGTCCATCAGGAAATCGGGTATGGGAGTGGAACTGTATATCTCGTTCTTTGTGACGTTCTTTATGATACCTTTCTCCATGTCGACCTCGAGCATGTCGCCTTCGGCTATCCTGTCAGCGTCCTTGCATTCAAGCAGCGGTACGCCTATGTTCACAGAATTCCTGAAGAATATGCGCGCGAAGGATTTTGCTATTACGCACTTCACTCCTGCTCCCTTAATGGCTAAAGGCGCATGCTCTCTGCTCGAGCCGCAGCCGAAGTTCTCCCCGGCAACGATGAAGTCCCCTTCCTTTACGTTATCCTTGAACTCGGGCCTTACGCCTTCAAAGGCGTGCTTCGCCAGGTCCTTCGCGTCATTCAGTATAAGGAATCTGCCCGGTATCACCGCGTCAGTGTCGACGTCGTCGCCGAACTTCCATGCTTTTCCTGCCATCTTAAACACTCCTCGGGTCAGTTATCTTTCCTTTTATCGCGGACGCGGCAGCCGTCGCAGGCGAGCTAAGATATACGAACGCATCGGCGCTACCCTGCCTTCCCTTGAAGTTCCTGTTGGACGTCGCGATACAGACCTCTCCCGGTCCCAGCAGGCCGAAAGATCCGCCCATGCATGGTCCGCAGCACGGCGATTCCACCAGAGCGCCAGCGTTCATGAACTGCTCAACAAGGCCGGCCTTCAACGCCTTCATATATTCAGTCCTGGACGCGGGGATCACCAGCAGGCGGACGCCTTTAGCGACAGGCCTGTCGCCCATGATATCCGCTGCGATCTTTAGGTCCTCGAACCTCCCGTTCGTACAAGATCCCAGCAGCACCTGGTCGATCTTCTTACCCTCGACCTCTGTGACGTCCACGACGTTGTCCACATTATGGGGGCACGCTACCTGCGGCGGCATGTCGCTCACGTCATATTTCCTTATATCAGAGTAATTCGCGCCATCGTCGCTCTTAAGGTCCGTGTCCAGCTTATATCCCGGCACGCGTTCCTTTATGTACTCTTCCGTGATGCTGTCGGGCTCGATGATGCCGGCTTTTCCGCCCATCTCGATCGCCATGTTCGAGATGGTCATGCGCTGCGAGACATCCAGCGATTTTACGGCATCTCCCGCATATTCGCACGCCTTATATCTAGCTCCGTCAGCTCCGATGTCCCCGATTAGCTTTAAAATAATGTCCTTGGAGTAAACGCGCTCACCTAAACGGCCGTTTACCTCAAACCTGATGGTCTCAGGCACTCTAAACCATAACTTCCCAATAGCGAATACAGCTGCCATATCGGTGGAACCAATTCCGGTTGCGAACGCACCAAGGGAACCGTATGCACATGTATGCGAGTCGGAGCCCACGACGAGCTGTCCCGGTAACACGTGACCTTTCTCGGGCATGACCTGGTGGCATACGCCCTCGAAGATGTCATAGAAGTTCTTGATATCCTGCTCGGCCACGAACTTCCTTAACATGATGTGGTTCTGCGCCGCGTTAAGCGAATCCGCGGGCACCTGGTGGTCGAATAAAATGACTATCTTATCCGGGTCCCACACCTTCTTTTCTTTCTCATTCCTCATTATTTCGTAAAAGCCTTCGACAGCCAGAGGCCCCGTTATGTCGTGGGTCATCGCGCGGTCTATGTTAGCCAGCACGAAGTCCCCCGCCTTAACGGGCCTCTCTGCAGCCCGGCTGAAAATTTTTTCTGTTATGGTTTGTTTATCGGACATATTTATTCCAACCCATAATCTGCAGAACTCCTTATAAAACTAACCGTGCTAACATATAGCTCGGTCCTGAAGAAAAAGAAAATTAAGTGCCTGTTTTTATATCAATCAGGACTCCAGGCAGTCATCCTTTAATTCTTTTTTGATCAAGCCCAACACAAAGGCAACAAAGGACACGGTTTTCTTCACCACGAAGCGCTCGATGGGCTCAAGGGTACGCCATTTTTCACCACGAAGCGCGCAAAGGCGAGTAAGGTATACTAATTTTTAAAGTATATGATGATCTTCTAAAAAAGTCCTTTGTGAACCCTCGAGCCCTTAGCGCCCTTCGTGGTGGAAACTGGTGGTCCTTATTCGCCTTCGTGCGCTTTGTGGTTAAGAAAACCGTGTCCTTTGTTACCTTTGTGTCAAACTTGACCAAAGATGAACCAACATATATATCAAAAAATTACAGGACAGAGTGATTTGTAGATCCTTTAAAGTTTTCATGTCCCAAACTTTTAATATGGTTTAAGCATTAACTCTGGAAGAGCGTGCTAAGTATGTCTGACATTCTTGATATATACGAAAAAATAGGCGGAAAGGTCACCCAGAAGGAATTTAATAAGCTAATAGATGAAAAGATGGAGATAATGGGCGGCCTGTGCGATGAGCGCACGGCGGCGCTGCTCGTTGCCCATGACCTGGGTGTGGAAGGCGTCAACGCCATAAAGATCATCGACATTTCACTCGACAAGAAAAACGTGGAATTTTTAGGCAAGATCATAAGCGCATTCGAGCCCCGCGAGTTCAACAGAAATGACGGCACGGTCGGAAAAGTATGCACCATAACCGTCGGGGACGAAACGGGCGATGTACGGGTAACGCTCTGGGACGAGCTTGCAGAGGCCGTGAAGACCGGCGACCTGAAAGAGGGCGACGTAATAAGAGTAAAAGGATATGTCAAGGAAGGCCAGCAGGGGCTGGAAGTTCATTTAGGCAGGGGAGGCGGGATCTCTAAGGAAGAAGGTGAGACCGTCAACGTCAAGGACCCCATGATAAGCATCGGAGAAGTGCAGCTGGGAATGGGTAACATGTGCACCCGCGGCGTACTGCTCTCGAAGCAGGATATACGCACGTTCAACCGCAAGGACGGCTCCACCGGCTGCGTGACAGGCATCATCATAGGGGACGAGACGGGTAAGATAAAGGTCACCCTGTGGGACAATAAAGCCAAAGAGATCGACGGGTTCGAACCAGGGGACTCTATAGAGCTGCTGCACGGCTACACAAGGGAGTCCTTTGACGGCAGCGTAGAGATACAGGTCGGCAACAGGGGCATGATCAGGATGTCCGAGATACCCGTGAGATATGAAGAAAAGGTCACAAAGATCGGTGAGATAGAGCCTGACAAATTTTACAATATAAAGGGCATTGTGACGGGGATCGACGGAGTAAGGGAGTTCACTACCAGGGACGGAAAGCCCGGAAGGCTCTGCAGCGTTCATATCTCCGACGATAGCGGCCGTATAAGGGTCGTGTTCTGGGGAGAGCACGCAAACTTCGCAGAAGCGCTTTCAATAGGCGACGAGATACTCGTCACGGACGTCCAGTCAAGAGTGGGCTTCAGGGACGAGATGGAATTATCCGCGAACTGGCGCAGCACCGTAAGAAGGCTGAAGTGAATATGTTGCCCGGGCATATCGGGCTCTCATTTTTTCTGTAGAACAAACTATTTATTTTCAGTCGATCGATGAATAGTGTCATGATCGAGTCCCTGCCCTCATGGTCCGTTTACCTGTTCATCATACTCATATTGATAATAGACGTCATATCGTTCCTCGGCATAGTCCTGACCGGCGTGATACTGGTAGGACTGTTCACGGGCAAGATAGCATACGGC is a window from the Methanooceanicella nereidis genome containing:
- a CDS encoding 3-isopropylmalate dehydratase small subunit — translated: MAGKAWKFGDDVDTDAVIPGRFLILNDAKDLAKHAFEGVRPEFKDNVKEGDFIVAGENFGCGSSREHAPLAIKGAGVKCVIAKSFARIFFRNSVNIGVPLLECKDADRIAEGDMLEVDMEKGIIKNVTKNEIYSSTPIPDFLMDIVRSGGLIEFTRKIVERKNRG
- a CDS encoding class I SAM-dependent methyltransferase — translated: MLELTDWKKAWDNALTISPAVHYRDIGAGWNAYWDYIAEMCCEPVMCGDPMNDDVIRYLYEEGMFKPRDTVLDIGCGTGTYAIPFARDASHVTGLDPSGMMISKLLSAAYVNGLTNISPVQSRWETFDLEKKYDLVFSAFCPGINDTYSLFRMEKFSRRSCCYVAGDFTQFELLVGLWNEVMEKSYTIDAFRILYPYNVLCDSGRDPKLKVFRYRSGSRAPAEEVTEEFVRYFGAFTLMDAEKVNKVRDFIHSRSVNGKYELGKVRTVCVLHWDVSREKNIGYNAS
- a CDS encoding OB-fold nucleic acid binding domain-containing protein; translation: MSDILDIYEKIGGKVTQKEFNKLIDEKMEIMGGLCDERTAALLVAHDLGVEGVNAIKIIDISLDKKNVEFLGKIISAFEPREFNRNDGTVGKVCTITVGDETGDVRVTLWDELAEAVKTGDLKEGDVIRVKGYVKEGQQGLEVHLGRGGGISKEEGETVNVKDPMISIGEVQLGMGNMCTRGVLLSKQDIRTFNRKDGSTGCVTGIIIGDETGKIKVTLWDNKAKEIDGFEPGDSIELLHGYTRESFDGSVEIQVGNRGMIRMSEIPVRYEEKVTKIGEIEPDKFYNIKGIVTGIDGVREFTTRDGKPGRLCSVHISDDSGRIRVVFWGEHANFAEALSIGDEILVTDVQSRVGFRDEMELSANWRSTVRRLK
- a CDS encoding FmdE family protein, yielding MHKEHSHEHEHHHHDHDHSHEHSHEHEHEHEHEHEHHHHGPKIKSFHEVVEFHGHTCPGLTIGYRAAETAIKELSAERDIDEDLVAIVENDACGVDAIQVVTGCTVGKGNLIFKDHGKNVYTFIDRKNDKAVRIALKDTFSIDEIDPEMGRLRSKVMSGEADESEKYQFDRRKEGVCSRIMGLPAERLFDIRHVEAEVPKKAMIFRSVKCSKCGEMVSESRARVQDGGFVCIPCFEEYTRGW
- a CDS encoding isocitrate/isopropylmalate dehydrogenase family protein — its product is MATYKVPVISGDGIGPEVIAEGKKVIEAAGEVYGFNVDWIHMPFGADHYVATGETISEESLKELGRYRAIYLGSLGDERKVKAGILEKGVLLKMRFYYDQYINLRPVKLLDGVETPLKNKTSKDIDFMVVRENTEDFYVGLGGRVKKGAEKQELELKRDIYAVKFNLDIETDSDEIGYQIGVVSREGAKRIMEYSFDLARQRRKHLSSVDKANVMTECYGLWRDVFTETAKNYPDVQTDFNFVDAVTMWFVKNPEFFDVVVTPNMFGDIITDLGAMIQGGLGLAPGGNVNPKGTSMFEPMGGSAPKYKGLNKVNPIATIWAGALLLDHLGEKQAADAIVKAIEANLKQGKVRTYDLGGTAGTSDVGSDIARIVKVQGQI
- a CDS encoding 3-isopropylmalate dehydratase large subunit, whose translation is MSDKQTITEKIFSRAAERPVKAGDFVLANIDRAMTHDITGPLAVEGFYEIMRNEKEKKVWDPDKIVILFDHQVPADSLNAAQNHIMLRKFVAEQDIKNFYDIFEGVCHQVMPEKGHVLPGQLVVGSDSHTCAYGSLGAFATGIGSTDMAAVFAIGKLWFRVPETIRFEVNGRLGERVYSKDIILKLIGDIGADGARYKACEYAGDAVKSLDVSQRMTISNMAIEMGGKAGIIEPDSITEEYIKERVPGYKLDTDLKSDDGANYSDIRKYDVSDMPPQVACPHNVDNVVDVTEVEGKKIDQVLLGSCTNGRFEDLKIAADIMGDRPVAKGVRLLVIPASRTEYMKALKAGLVEQFMNAGALVESPCCGPCMGGSFGLLGPGEVCIATSNRNFKGRQGSADAFVYLSSPATAAASAIKGKITDPRSV